Proteins co-encoded in one Papaver somniferum cultivar HN1 chromosome 5, ASM357369v1, whole genome shotgun sequence genomic window:
- the LOC113281222 gene encoding calcium-binding mitochondrial carrier protein SCaMC-1-like, with the protein MSEKTVPVPVGKQGGGGRTNGCNPVKKAGPVTMDHVLLALRETKEEREARIRSLFNFFDVANVGYLDYTQIEAGLSGLQIPAEYKYAKDLLKVCDANRDGRVDYQEFRRYMDDKELELYHIFQAIDVEHNGCILPEELWDALVRAGIEIDDEELARFVEHVDKDNNGIITFEEWRDFLLLYPHEATLANIYQYWERVCVVDIGEQAVIPQGISKHVHASKYLIAGGVAGATSRTATAPLDRLKVALQVQTTRAHIMPAVKQIWKEGRFVGFFRGNGLNVLKVAPESAIRFYIYELLKNVIVDARGEDIGDIGTSGRLVAGGLAGAVAQTAIYPMDLVKTRLQTFSCESGKVPKLSQLSRDILVQEGPRAFYRGLIPSLLGIIPYAGIDLAAYETLKEMSREYIVKDSDPGPLVQLGCGTISGALGATCVYPLQVVRTRMQAQRANGAAAYSGMLDVFLKTYKHEGIRGFYKGIFPNMLKVVPSASITYLVYESMKKNLELD; encoded by the exons ATGAGTGAAAAAACGGTGCCAGTACCGGTTGGTAAACAAGGAGGAGGAGGTCGTACTAATGGATGTAATCCTGTTAAGAAAGCAGGTCCAGTAACCATGGATCATGTTCTATTGGCGTTGCGTGAAACTAAAGAAGAAAGGGAAGCCAGAATTCGGAGTCTATTTAATTTCTTTGATGTTGCAAATGTTGGATACCTGGATTATACACAAATTGAAGCTGGTTTATCTGGGTTACAAATACCGGCAGAATATAAGTATGCAAAAGATCTTTTGAAAGTTTGTGATGCTAATAGAGATGGTAGAGTTGATTACCAAGAATTTCGAAGGTATATGGATGATAAGGAGTTGGAGTTGTATCATATATTTCAAGCTATTGATGTTGAACATAATGGGTGTATATTGCCGGAGGAGCTGTGGGATGCGCTTGTCAGAGCAG GAATCGAAATTGATGATGAGGAACTTGCTCGTTTTGTGGAGCATGTGGACAAGGATAATAATGGAATTATTACCTTCGAAGAATGGAGAGATTTTCTCTTACTTTATCCTCATGAAGCAACATTAGCGAACATATATCAGTACTGGGAAAGGGTTTGTGTTGTTGATATTGGGGAACAAGCTGTTATTCCACAGGGCATTAGTAAACATGTACATGCAAGCAAATACTTGATTGCTGGAGGAGTAGCAGGAGCTACATCTCGCACTGCAACTGCTCCTCTTGATAGGTTAAAAGTCGCTTTACAAGTTCAAACAACACGTGCTCACATTATGCCTGCAGTTAAGCAGATTTGGAAAGAAGGTCGCTTTGTGGGATTTTTCCGTGGGAATGGATTAAATGTTTTAAAGGTGGCCCCTGAAAGCGCAATTAGGTTTTACATTTATGAGTTGCTGAAGAATGTCATTGTTGACGCTAGAGGTGAAGATATAGGTGATATTGGTACTTCTGGGCGTCTTGTTGCAGGTGGTTTGGCAGGGGCTGTGGCGCAAACTGCGATCTACCCAATGGATCTTGTAAAAACTCGGTTACAGACGTTTTCTTGTGAAAGTGGAAAAGTTCCCAAATTGAGTCAACTTTCACGGGATATATTGGTTCAGGAAGGACCTCGAGCGTTCTATAGGGGTCTTATTCCATCTCTTCTTGGTATTATCCCTTACGCAGGCATTGACCTTGCTGCCTATGAGACTTTAAAAGAGATGTCTCGAGAATATATTGTCAAAGACAGCG ATCCAGGTCCACTTGTGCAACTAGGTTGTGGGACTATATCAGGAGCTCTTGGAGCAACTTGTGTTTACCCATTACAGGTTGTTAGAACAAG AATGCAAGCACAACGTGCTAATGGAGCTGCTGCTTATTCTGGAATGTTAGATGTGTTCTTGAAAACTTACAAACATGAAGGCATTAGAGGATTCTACAAAGGAATCTTCCCGAATATGCTTAAAGTAGTACCATCTGCGAGTATCACCTATCTTGTGTATGAGAGCATGAAGAAGAATCTAGAGCTTGATTGA